AGGGGTAGTATCTGATAATTTGCTAAGTAAAGTTGACGACATTCAGGATATTATTGAAGTATTAAGAAAAGATGTCGCAGTCCGTGGCGTGAATCCATCAAAAAAGAAGTTAGATGCTGTATTAAGTGACTTAAATGAAGCCGAGAAGGAATTATCTTCTATGCAATCGTTTATTAGCACAGAAAAACCAGGTTGGAAAAGGATTTGGGAATCTGAATTAGATAAAGTATGTGAAGAACAGCAATTTTTAACGCTACAAGAAGATTTAGCATTTGATTTGGTTgaagatttgaaaaaagCATCAGAAACGTTTGAGCTTGTAAAACTATGTTGTgaagaacaagaaaagTACCCAAAAAAAGTGAGAACTAATCCCATCTTACCTATCCCTAAACCAGGTACGTTAAATCAAACTAGAGATCAATTACTGGTAGACGTTCAATCATTAGTCCCCGACCATGAAAGTAGAGTTGATGCCTTAGAAAAAGCTCAGAAAATTTGGCAAAAGGAAAGGATCTTAAAAGAGAATGATGAGTTTCAAGAAGAGTTAGGAACTTTTGTTGGTAATGCCAGCTTCAAAAAGACCGGTGgtattgaagaaattgaacGGATAAGACAACAAAAGAATGAAGAGAATTTAAGAGCAGGTTTAggaataatataaaaattagataaattataattgtcCTTTATTTTGCTTTAGgttctttaatttattatttaagtaTCTAATTGCATTTGTAAGTTTTcatataaacaaaatattgcatgtttatatttcattctttttttcaatagtgATTTAAGAAATAACCTAGTAACCAATTGATGGATATACATTTTTCTTCTATTTACTGGTAGAGGTttggaatatatattaatagtgATACGAATTAACTCattcaaaaatgttttaaattcattaatccccacatttatttttctgAAATTTGACATAAAAGTTGCAATGATGCTTCTTAAAACATTTTCTACATGTTTAATTATAGTATGATCAGAgatattaatattgtttttttgcAGTTGCAGTCTCCCTTTGtataacattaaaatattgtgaaatatttttcgCTTAGAATGAgtagaatattttataacatTGAAATAATTTGCTTCTTTCCAAATTTCGAGTATCttcatatttatatttagtgAGCAAAAATTGATTACTCCACTATTTTTGGTTGTCTGTGACGAAGATATAAgtattttctcttttttcaCAGTTGCATTATATTCTTGAAATCCATTAGCACAaagtaaatttaaatcCTGTATTTGCCTTTGATCATTAGAAATCATTAAGAAGTCATCCGCTAATCTTAAAACAAGGAAATCACGTTTGGTATCTGGGTGAAATACTGGATAATACTCTAATAGATCGTCATAAAGTAAATCAACAAGTACAGCAGAAATATAAGAACCTTGAAATATTCCATCTTTTCTCAAGTAGCAGTTGTTGCCATACATGATTGAACTATTATATAGTTCCGTTTCTAACACATGGATGATATcttcattttgaaaatttaaggTTCTTGAGCTATCAATAAAAAGCTCATTTTTTCTTGAATGTTTACTGCAATTTACAACGTTTAcagttttcaatttctgtGTGTTCAAATCATAAAAGCTTTGCCTTCTAACATAGAAGCCTTCTTCATTCTCAAGCAATTTTTTGACCAACGTAAGCACTTTTTGTCTTGGTATTGTATCATAACAATCcttaatatcaaatttcaTAAAGTGTAATTCTGGTAACgtatgatatttttttagcAATTTCgttttaaaattagaaatcTGTTCAGCTATATCAGTTAAAGAATAAAGTTTCtcaaaatttgtttttctctttcttcttaggtgattcaaaatatcattCACTGGACTTAGTATTGTCCTGACATTCTCATTGTATGCCAAAATTTCTTCCTCATCTACTCCTTTATTAGGCACTGCTAGTATTCtgaattcattatttgcTTTTTTGGGTAATATTCGTAGTCTACTATGATTATAATCTGATAGAAGATAACTATTATGATTACGACAATGCTGGTTAAGAGTTAAAAATGAAGGGaaatatgattttaaaaagttGAAGGATAAAACGTTCCAAATATCATGGCGAAAATATAGTATATCTATAGTTGATGAGACATTGGtacaataaaaaaatgatgacaCAATCCTTGGGATAAGGAACTGAAATATCCAAGCAACTAATGaatcaataattaattgtgaaattaaattctCTTGaagattattttttttagttCCTTGTAACCATGAAAAATGTGTGGTGcttattttttcaattatattattaaaggGAATATTTGATGTTATTGATTGCCTTAATAACCTTGATgcatttttaaagataatagatttattttttttagaACCCAAAAGCTCAATTGGCAGAAGtttttctaaaataatggttaaaaatttattgacGTTAGATACTGGAGTCTGATAGTCAAGGTGTGAAGCTACTTCATTACTAGAGTTTTTGGGACAAATATTATCCAGTATTTGAAAATACTTGATGCTCTTCTCGTGAGATTTATACATTttatctattattttttttaatttatcttcatcaataaaaGATTTTTTGATGTAGTTGAAATCAAATATCATATTCATTagattttctttatcataTAATATCTTATTACATGACATATTAGGATTGTGTTTATACAGCATTTTAGAAACTTTTATTGGAAAATATAtccttttctttttgaaattatttgtattttgtAACCAATTTGGAGGCGTATGTGGATCATTTAGCCTATTTCCTATTATCTGAGTAGATTTATCCTCgtttatattaattaccgtacaattcatcaatataTCCATGAAGCTGTGAGTGCCAACCAATTTATGTAGTAATCCCCATTGAGCGCCTTTAATGCATTGtacattgaaatttattgattCACAATTCAGAATTGAATTAACTTGATCATTCTTTGCTAACTTATAACCAAACGTCAGTACATTGTTCAgtaaatttcttttcagGAGCTCTATAATGCAGGCATCGATAATTGCTTTATGGCCGGTACCAGCTTCTACTTTTGGTAAAGCTATGAAAactgaatttttaattatgaAATTCTGGGTTATTAAGTCATTGAAACCATTTATTTCACCTGCCTCCAATAATACTTGGAAAGCCTGCTCATTGTCATGATCtaatatttctaaatcttCGATTAGGTACTCAAAAATGCTTTTCATCAATGAAACACGATTATATCTAAGTTACCTCAATTCATGTGTAAACAGTagatcaattgaatttatcCTAATTCTTGCCTATTCAGCATTGAGTGCTGATGGTCTGTAAATTtatatgttattatatttagaaaattaGTTTTTCAGAAAGTAAAGGCACAATTTCAaagtttgaaaaatctCGATACCTTCTCTTATTAGATGAAACAAAAATACAGTAATTACTGTACTTTCCAACAACAAAATTAGATAATTCttatttgtaaaattaCACTTCATTTTCCAAATTATTGTCTTCAAAAAGTAGCCAAAAGTATTGTATCTTCAAGAAGaacaaatttatattattgtttagTTTTAAGAATGACATTTTTCgcttaaaatttcaaaagtattaaaaatgaCAGTGAATAGGAACaattttaaacaatatataattatttccaaattttaGCCTAAGTAAGTAGAgcaaaaatatcatatattagagatataattaatattaagGGCAAACCTACAATTAATCGCAactaattatatatatatctatgtaTTTTCCACGAAAGTGTGactatatataaaatttagtACACGCAACCctatgatatatatatcaagtATATTACTCTTTATTCATTTAGTACCATCAATTGCTCTTCTATATTTATCTATCGTTTGAAGTATACTAGATAGAGGCTCACTGGAAGAAGTGGAGTTTCCAATCGTTTGTTCCAATTGTTCATCAAATGTTCGTAATTGGTTATTGCTTTCAGTAACCTTATTATCTAATAACTGCAATTTTGTTGATAACAAATCGTCAATTGTATATAGGTTGTTTATCAATTCCTCTAGCTTAAAAGATTCAGATAATTGAGATGTCTCTAATTCACGTAATTGCGATCTTCGtactttatttataaagtGTTCAAACCTTCTCctgattttttttaatgtcTCTTTATCCATTTTCTCCAATTGAGTATACCATGTCTTGGTTTGCTCCTCAGTAAAACTATACCCTCCCTGTGCGCCATGTAACAGATGTAAAAATTGATCATAGGGTATATTAGTTGTAATCAATGCATCATTTAACGTTTGTTCAAAAACTTCCGCTGAATTCATGTTTAAAGCTTTCCAAACCTTAATTAAACCTTCCTCAAAAGCTTCATTAATAGTTCTCCCAACAGTTCAGATATTATCAACTTATTTTATTGGTTGctaatatttaaaagtatATGTGATGTTTTTATGTCTTTATATTTACGCGTATTTAAATCGACATGCGATGCCGATGGAATTATTCCCTGACATATAACTATAAAGCATATACTTAAAAGAAAGTGTCAATGTAATATTACAGATTTTTGttgattaaattattagtatttaattattgaagtAACTAAAATAGTTGTATTAGCTGTTTACCTAAATTTTTAACGTTGTTTCTAGCTCATCTACTCTTCTTCTACCTCTTCTACCTAATCTATCGGATTCTCTCTTTAATCTTCTTAAGTTTCTTTCCTTTTCAATCTCACGTCTTTGGATTTCTTCTGGGGTCAAAGTTTCAACCTTTGGACACCAGTCAGCACCTAAATGATCTAAATCTAATCTTATACCTGATAAGTAGCCAAATGCAGAACCGTTTGGTACGTGGTCGACATTCAGTTGGCCATCCAACCattctttctttatttttaaaatattttcgtGTAAGGAAAACGATATTATAGAAATATAATCTCTTGTTAAACCTAAATCTTGAACTACAATTTCTGCAAATTTTTCTGGCGATAAGCTCTTATCGTTTAAATTCCATTGGAAGTTATCTTCATAAAACTTTTCTCCTAGATTACAAGTTAAGTTAATGATGACATGTAGATCTGGTACAACAACTGATGCAACTGTGATGTTTTCCTGTATTTGTTCGTTAATTGTCGATACAATCTGTGATTGCAGTGCATTTGAATTTGCAAAATCTATGTCTCTACAGTAAATTGTTGAGAATTCTTCCGGAGTTATTGAATGATCGTTTACATTCCAAATGAAATGATCTATGATCGTATGTCCATTGTGTTCAATGTTCAAATTAACTGGTATTAGTATTGGTTCTTGTTGGTCAATAGACAATGGCGATGGGATATCTAATCTATATGGAGTGGCAATTTTACTTTGAGAGAAAGTTGCTTTTATCTTTGGATATCTTAAAACACTCATCAAGTCTTCTTGACATTCTATATCTGGCAatgaattttcttttatagtACGTGTATCATTGCTTTCTTTTCTCCTTAAtcttgtttttattatattattcgAAACAGTATCATTATCACCATTGCTGCTATTGCCGTTATCACCATTACCATCCACTCCATTTACATTATCGTATAGATTACCATCTTCgtcaaatttaaatttttcaaattcttcatcatcatcattttttagATCCAAAGTATTTAAATCGgcattatcattattattcacATTCGAGTCTAATCCTTCTTGAGACTTTACATTATTAATGGACAAGCTCACAGTGCTACTATTTGCACGTAAAGAATCGTGCATACTTAAATTTGAAGTTGAATTAGCATTGGAACGTGATAAACTTCTGTgtatatcattattaacaCCATCTCCATCGACGTTACCAGCACCTCCATTGGTATCTGTAACATGATCCTCTTCACTATCTGCCTCCTTGTCACTCCCCAtgtcttcatcttcatcagcAATCCTATCTTCACCCCTGGTAGCATTTCTATCGTTACCATTACTACTCTTATTATATGCACTGAACTCGTCAAAAATGTCGTTATCAACCTCTGCATAATTCACAACCCTAGCTCTCTTGTGACCTCTGGAAGGTTGCGCAGTGACAAAGATGGGGACATTTTCACTTCTTATTCTATTGTGAAAATTAGTCAAATAGGCCTGTGGCAGCAACTGTTGCTGTTTGTCTTGCAACTGCGACTGCAGTTGCGATTGTTGGTCGAAATGTAGCATCGTTAGTCTTCTCTCTGAAGTTCAACTTGATCCATTTGCTAAGACCTTTAACTGCAAACCCCACTCCATCTCTAAATACTCAAATACTTATTCTATGTGTTCATATATTcatgtatttatttattatgtaCTGTAtgtaatatttgaaaaacaaattacgtggaaaatgataaaaatactCACACCCACACACCGCACCCATGCTGTTTTTCCAATTGGGTCCAACAAATGACTACGAGGCCTCCTCCCCGCCAACATAACCATTGTGTGCGAAGACCTAACTTCAACAAGACGCATTTTGCAACTTCACAGTGTCGTAATATGTGATACGCGTGTTTCTACGTACATTTCACTGGAACAAactcatttttatttcgaATCcgaaattgaaaaagtgaaaaatttttcattttttccattttctCGAAAACAACATCATCGCAAAATCTGGAAACGCAGAAGAACAGACAACTACATAGTAACTACACCGCTGACTGTAAGTGTTGGTGGGAACAAACTggtaaaataatattttataccTAACAGTTACTAtataatatagatatatataagtaagtatgcaattgaaactttttgataagaaaaattttccctcttttttatttatattacGAACAATTGGCAttgattttgttatttatttcagTTATATTCTTTTGTATTTAAGATCAacttattttcttttattacttTTCGATTGatttaatcttttaataCTTTTTTATAAGTTCAAATATCCACTCGtcaacaaataaaaatggaCTTCTctaaaattgaaactttatCCAAGTTAAATGCTTCATTAGCTGGTAAATCTTACGTCGAAGGGTatgttaaatattttctacTGAATCAATCAACTGATACACGATATGTCAG
The Tetrapisispora phaffii CBS 4417 chromosome 11, complete genome DNA segment above includes these coding regions:
- the NKP2 gene encoding Nkp2p (similar to Saccharomyces cerevisiae NKP2 (YLR315W); ancestral locus Anc_4.132) produces the protein MNSAEVFEQTLNDALITTNIPYDQFLHLLHGAQGGYSFTEEQTKTWYTQLEKMDKETLKKIRRRFEHFINKVRRSQLRELETSQLSESFKLEELINNLYTIDDLLSTKLQLLDNKVTESNNQLRTFDEQLEQTIGNSTSSSEPLSSILQTIDKYRRAIDGTK
- the SFH1 gene encoding Sfh1p (similar to Saccharomyces cerevisiae SFH1 (YLR321C); ancestral locus Anc_4.131) produces the protein MLHFDQQSQLQSQLQDKQQQLLPQAYLTNFHNRIRSENVPIFVTAQPSRGHKRARVVNYAEVDNDIFDEFSAYNKSSNGNDRNATRGEDRIADEDEDMGSDKEADSEEDHVTDTNGGAGNVDGDGVNNDIHRSLSRSNANSTSNLSMHDSLRANSSTVSLSINNVKSQEGLDSNVNNNDNADLNTLDLKNDDDEEFEKFKFDEDGNLYDNVNGVDGNGDNGNSSNGDNDTVSNNIIKTRLRRKESNDTRTIKENSLPDIECQEDLMSVLRYPKIKATFSQSKIATPYRLDIPSPLSIDQQEPILIPVNLNIEHNGHTIIDHFIWNVNDHSITPEEFSTIYCRDIDFANSNALQSQIVSTINEQIQENITVASVVVPDLHVIINLTCNLGEKFYEDNFQWNLNDKSLSPEKFAEIVVQDLGLTRDYISIISFSLHENILKIKKEWLDGQLNVDHVPNGSAFGYLSGIRLDLDHLGADWCPKVETLTPEEIQRREIEKERNLRRLKRESDRLGRRGRRRVDELETTLKI
- the EST2 gene encoding telomerase reverse transcriptase (similar to Saccharomyces cerevisiae EST2 (YLR318W); ancestral locus Anc_4.134) → MKSIFEYLIEDLEILDHDNEQAFQVLLEAGEINGFNDLITQNFIIKNSVFIALPKVEAGTGHKAIIDACIIELLKRNLLNNVLTFGYKLAKNDQVNSILNCESINFNVQCIKGAQWGLLHKLVGTHSFMDILMNCTVININEDKSTQIIGNRLNDPHTPPNWLQNTNNFKKKRIYFPIKVSKMLYKHNPNMSCNKILYDKENLMNMIFDFNYIKKSFIDEDKLKKIIDKMYKSHEKSIKYFQILDNICPKNSSNEVASHLDYQTPVSNVNKFLTIILEKLLPIELLGSKKNKSIIFKNASRLLRQSITSNIPFNNIIEKISTTHFSWLQGTKKNNLQENLISQLIIDSLVAWIFQFLIPRIVSSFFYCTNVSSTIDILYFRHDIWNVLSFNFLKSYFPSFLTLNQHCRNHNSYLLSDYNHSRLRILPKKANNEFRILAVPNKGVDEEEILAYNENVRTILSPVNDILNHLRRKRKTNFEKLYSLTDIAEQISNFKTKLLKKYHTLPELHFMKFDIKDCYDTIPRQKVLTLVKKLLENEEGFYVRRQSFYDLNTQKLKTVNVVNCSKHSRKNELFIDSSRTLNFQNEDIIHVLETELYNSSIMYGNNCYLRKDGIFQGSYISAVLVDLLYDDLLEYYPVFHPDTKRDFLVLRLADDFLMISNDQRQIQDLNLLCANGFQEYNATVKKEKILISSSQTTKNSGVINFCSLNINMKILEIWKEANYFNVIKYSTHSKRKIFHNILMLYKGRLQLQKNNINISDHTIIKHVENVLRSIIATFMSNFRKINVGINEFKTFLNELIRITINIYSKPLPVNRRKMYIHQLVTRLFLKSLLKKRMKYKHAIFCLYENLQMQLDT